Proteins from a single region of Oryza brachyantha chromosome 6, ObraRS2, whole genome shotgun sequence:
- the LOC102707322 gene encoding uncharacterized protein LOC102707322, with product MDLPSPFDHPLHRRGGHHHHYPDHHFPGGGGGGGGGGAAAAAAARSRYDYGGAYEPHPHHYHLPDHHHHHPPRVHHNHHYQPPAPTPPPPPPPPLPQSRYESSPHYGLPLRPLPDTYSPPPPPPPPYHDPPPHYHSHQRRGDEDFIPADEIRRVGGHHHHHPLQLPWEDTEEERRRYGASHQLRLSPSASRKRQRCAVHDGDLESTSSSGPPPRRQRQLPHLDYALDDSFVDRNTAHPGYSSHEGFSIHSDSKVSRKTQMPTQMPLPGSPHATSAGYPRRAPQKVAPTRVSVWHRIEENPAVYEPPPPLHLPKEVHVSPCKSNNVAPASRELASVISVDCRGKSADGNEGDSNIGTKKNPVKKNEKVLASVLVKPSMEPKEKEVAVKKMLKKPSKVQKNAVDSTSGSLISTPHPGAGVKKVKKIVIKKIVRKINGKGKQISSPVVSEKRDSTDANACEKEEGEITTSSFEKDAISAHDPIAVSDTAGFGNGVNAQKEESNIFTNPSGRNAASAIKYTGSSESVHSGKEEGRSPMKPVDNINASLAIDRTEVLEKSGTKRYRKEHDMSSIGSGVNDAFVVENDHTQEEVNIPILSGEMNVADASNSVRVSDARELPQCDGSSMEEIKVHKDVDANNAVCMDGISSNSDTTELSGNEGGRRESEKILIARNELVSNFVGSPSTADICMTSGEDAQKQDGVILIGSIEKSIGFLGESMGTRRTAESGVSKDVPSEVDNMLIHPREKDFMTLNSWRALNNTKVSEKEDIQEKEDRIPMESIIACTSSGNEDMQVNEGIQPMKLSEANAFSGSEDIRGKECIIPMCSSGTNTSLVNHGNASNPKHVSANDDTPKKESHRSIESCKNNTFEIMHHKEVASTEEVITSMSLGRKLAECPVRSNERCSGAIGNSANTLEFDLACATEGNQMEDLLNNRTALDETNNPLDAEDSSAFDLPSSRNVESTASPLYDLMEDSTSDGILNISLGRSTTLQAAELMDHRGAHMSSENDSLIHCQESSTVPGNCEQSVRTALTLGSNTYFSSAEIDDQPEGSHEHVEGQRGLNVAIQKEFNSSGKIKALTGEGVTSTGIQNWLTLPPSINNMEMSGQFLDNGFTGSNDRLGLDQSIDDATSMSQGHDITQDMDQCGSEEAFVSQDHSNRLCGSNLSHSHLLVPKEGSMDVEDQSEIILGLNPTSSVNGVHYGCQAVDIPVNDLNKPIPSALESSDLMDIDRYSSQVCVNTDHANLSNTENPGVESNTKQDLLSSWIEAIVSEAKKEHIPCISTPLSVGSPEKLLEPKEDNRKTVLETVVPSAVKSPQINFASCTLPKVAPKQVTLPSSSRESTRANQNARHRTWHRGNIASSSSSLHASQPSGLPPKLPLKNKKAENSYIRKGNALIRNPSNGKLPHSSSSHDTQNKLNKAVVRRSMNFVRKADMKDFVANSNISVERPKTPPLPLHTKSISSPTNFLEQLPQILQKQHGHEIEEDTTGQPKSGFDNPDIKTTQKSEPSDASKVVYVRPKSNQLVAAQRQHPVDLINSSTDKILSLQAPIASDLYLKKRKNQIILSSGSPSDGQNAKEMLPAENSNLDEKKDLMITCSINGIPGVKERPQKALQTANSEGRFSHVWTLNGQQPRRKGFMVNSHMNAFPRILPWKRKIFCKNFKSSHTTLSNVSSIRIVRKLLQTRKRDMIYTVSTDGFSLRKSGVLSVGGSSLKWSRSLEKRSQKVNKEATLALAEVERKKREKQKRHSLHNKGRNDHQYTESVTVNQLINNHQASSDSRKSSTCNEYVRVSKGNQLVRNPKNVIRMLASDKVRWSLHTVRSRLAKKQQYCQFFTRFGQCKKPRGKCPYIHDRAKVTICTKFLKGLCSNTSCKLTHKVLPERMPDCSYFLKGLCNNIACPYRHVKVNLNAPVCEDFLKGYCADGDECHKKHSYVCPVFEETGECPQRSRCKLHHPKSKVKSKRTRPDFLQNSSWGRYFDASIDHESETGKVSLDKDEREKPHRVFSDGDFLNLNDDGDEDIAALDVSDDIPLMELDSRDLSSQIDNLDALIKPLRIMRTARV from the exons ATGGATCTGCCTTCCCCGTTCGATCaccccctccaccgccgcggtggccaccaccaccactaccccGACCATCACTtcccgggaggaggaggaggcggcggcggcggcggcgctgctgctgctgcggcagcGCGCTCCAGGTACGACTACGGCGGCGCATACGAGCCCCACCCTCACCATTACCACCTCcccgaccaccaccaccaccatccacCGCGCGTCCACCACAACCACCACTACCAGCCGCCCGCGCCAACGCCgcccccgccaccgcctcctcctctgccgcAGAGCCGCTACGAGTCCTCTCCTCACTATggcctccctctccgcccgctGCCCGATACgtactcgccgccgccgccaccgccgccgccgtaccaTGACCCGCCGCCCCACTACCACAGCCAccagcggcgcggcgacgaggacttCATCCCCGCCGACGAGATCCGCCGCGTCGGTggtcatcaccaccaccatcccTTGCAGCTCCCGTGGGAGGACACCGAGGAAGAGAGGCGCCGCTACGGTGCCTCCCATCAGCTCCGGTTATCGCCGTCTGCCTCTCGGAAAAGGCAGCGTTGCGCTGTGCACGACGGCGACCTTGAGAGCACCTCCAGTTCTgggccgcctccccgccgccagAGGCAGTTACCCCACCTGGACTATGCTCTGGATGACAGTTTTGTAGATAGGAACACCGCACATCCTGGTTACAGTAGCCATGAGGGTTTCTCAATCCACAGCGACAGCAAGGTTAGCAGGAAGACCCAGATGCCAACGCAGATGCCACTGCCTGGCTCTCCGCATGCCACCAGTGCTGGGTATCCGAGGCGAGCCCCACAGAAGGTTGCCCCCACGAGAGTGTCTGTTTGGCATCGAATCGAGGAGAACCCTGCAGTTTATGAACCGCCCCCTCCGCTGCATCTACCAAAGGAGGTGCATGTCTCGCCGTGCAAGTCGAACAATGTTGCTCCTGCTTCAAGGGAATTGGCCAGTGTGATTTCAGTGGATTGTAGAGGGAAGAGTGCTGATGGTAATGAAGGTGATAGTAATATAGGAACAAAGAAGAATCCTGTTAAGAAGAATGAAAAGGTTTTGGCTTCAGTGCTTGTGAAGCCTTCAATGGAACCCAAGGAAAAGGAAGTGGCTGTTAAGAAGATGCTCAAGAAACCTAGTAAGGTTCAGAAGAATGCGGTAGATTCCACTAGCGGAAGTTTAATCTCAACTCCCCATCCTGGTGCTGGTGTGAAGAAAGTGAAGAAGatagttataaaaaagatTGTTAGGAAGATCAACGGGAAAGGTAagcaaattagtagtccagtTGTCTCAGAAAAGAGGGATAGTACTGATGCTAATGCTTGTGAGAAAGAAGAGGGTGAGATCACTACATCGTCTTTTGAGAAGGATGCTATTTCTGCACATGACCCGATCGCCGTTAGTGACACAGCTGGTTTTGGTAATGGTGTGAACGCCCAGAAGGAAGAAAGCAATATCTTCACAAATCCAAGTGGAAGGAATGCTGCTTCGGCCATCAAATATACAGGTAGTAGTGAGAGTGTGCATTCTGGAAAGGAAGAGGGTAGAAGCCCAATGAAGCCAGTTGATAATATTAATGCTTCTTTAGCCATTGACCGTACAGAAGTGCTTGAGAAAAGTGGGACCAAGCGTTATAGGAAGGAGCATGATATGAGCTCTATTGGTTCAGGTGTCAATGATGCTTTTGTGGTTGAGAACGATCATACTCAGGAAGAGGTCAATATCCCCATTCTTTCAGGTGAAATGAATGTTGCAGATGCGAGTAACTCTGTAAGAGTTTCTGATGCACGGGAACTTCCTCAGTGCGATGGTTCCAGCATGGAAGAGATCAAAGTACATAAGGATGTGGATGCAAACAATGCTGTTTGCATGGATGGAATTTCTTCAAACTCTGATACAACAGAACTCAGTGGAAATGAAGGTGGCAGGAGGGAAAGTGAAAAAATCCTGATTGCCCGAAATGAACTTGTAAGCAATTTTGTTGGAAGTCCTAGTACAGCAGATATTTGCATGACTTCTGGAGAGGATGCTCAGAAACAAGATGGTGTAATCCTTATTGGTTCAATCGAAAAGAGCATTGGCTTTTTAGGTGAATCCATGGGAACTCGTAGGACAGCAGAATCTGGTGTGAGCAAGGATGTCCCCAGTGAAGTAGATAACATGCTGATCCATCCAAGGGAAAAAGATTTCATGACATTGAACTCTTGGAGAGCTCTTAATAATACAAAAGTTAGTGAAAAGGAGGATATCCAGGAGAAAGAGGACAGAATACCCATGGAATCAATTATAGCTTGTACTTCTAGTGGAAATGAGGATATGCAGGTGAACGAGGGTATACAGCCGATGAAATTAAGCGAAGCTAATGCTTTTAGTGGAAGTGAGGATATCCGAGGGAAAGAGTGTATAATACCCATGTGTTCAAGTGGAACAAATACATCTTTGGTGAACCATGGTAATGCTTCTAATCCAAAGCATGTTAGTGCGAATGATGATACGCCGAAGAAAGAGAGCCACAGGTCCATAGaatcatgtaaaaataatacttttgAAATTATGCACCACAAAGAAGTTGCTAGTACTGAAGAGGTTATCACGAGTATGTCTCTTGGGAGAAAATTGGCTGAATGCCCTGTGAGGTCAAATGAAAGATGTTCAGGTGCTATAGGTAATTCTGCAAATACTTTAGAATTTGATTTAGCATGTGCAACCGAGGGTAATCAAATGGAAGATCTACTCAACAACAGAACTGCTTtagatgaaacaaataatCCCCTTGATGCTGAGGATTCCTCTGCCTTTGATCTTCCATCTTCCAGAAATGTAGAAAGTACAGCATCTCCATTATATGATCTTATGGAGGATTCAACCAGTGATGGTATTTTGAATATTAGTTTGGGAAGGAGCACTACATTGCAGGCAGCAGAACTGATGGATCATCGTGGAGCCCATATGTCTTCTGAGAATGATTCTTTGATACATTGCCAGGAATCTTCAACTGTACCTGGTAACTGTGAGCAGTCTGTACGTACAGCTTTGACACTTGGTAGTAACACCTATTTCAGTAGCGCGGAAATTGATGATCAACCTGAGGGAAGTCATGAGCATGTGGAAGGTCAGCGAGGATTAAATGTTGCAATACAAAAGGAATTCAATAGCTCTGGCAAAATAAAAGCCCTAACTGGTGAGGGCGTAACCAGTACAGGTATTCAAAATTGGCTGACTTTACCACCATCAATCAACAACATGGAAATGTCTGGGCAATTTTTGGACAATGGTTTTACCGGTAGTAATGATAGGCTAGGTTTAGACCAGAGTATCGACGATGCCACTTCTATGAGTCAGGGTCATGATATTACACAGGATATGGACCAATGTGGAAGTGAGGAAGCTTTCGTTAGTCAGGATCACAGCAATAGGTTATGTGGTAGCAATTTGTCTCATTCACATTTGTTGGTGCCCAAAGAGGGCAGCATGGATGTTGAGGATCAGAGTGAGATTATTCTCGGTTTGAACCCTACTAGTTCAGTAAATGGTGTTCACTATGGTTGTCAAGCAGTTGATATTCCTGTCAATGACCTGAATAAGCCCATTCCCTCAGCTTTAGAATCTTCTGATTTGATGGATATAGATCGATATTCTTCTCAAGTATGTGTCAATACAGATCACGCCAATCTCAGTAATACCGAGAATCCTGGGGTTGAATCAAATACAAAGCAGGATTTGTTGTCTTCTTGGATTGAAGCCATTGTGTCAGAGGCTAAAAAAGAGCACATACCATGCATATCCACTCCACTCTCTGTTGGCTCGCCAGAAAAGTTGTTAGAACCAAAGGAAGACAACAGGAAAACAGTACTGgaaacagtggtaccttctGCAGTAAAATCACCTCAGATAAATTTTGCTAGCTGTACACTCCCCAAGGTAGCTCCTAAACAAGTTACTTTGCCTAGCTCATCCCGAGAGTCCACTCGAGCAAATCAGAATGCAAGGCACAGGACGTGGCATCGTGGTAACATAGCATCTTCTAGTTCATCTTTGCATGCTTCACAGCCTTCAGGATTACCTCCAAAACTACCACTCAAGAATAAAAAAGCTGAAAATTCTTATATACGTAAGGGTAATGCTCTTATTAGAAATCCATCAAATGGAAAGCTTCCTCATTCTTCTTCCAGTCATGATACTCAAAACAAGTTGAATAAAGCTGTGGTAAGGAGAAGCATGAATTTTGTTAGGAAAGCTGATATGAAAGACTTTGTAGCAAATTCTAACATCTCAGTTGAAAGACCAAAGACTCCTCCTCTACCACTTCACACAAAATCCATTAGCAGCCCTACAAACTTTTTGGAGCAATTGCCTCAAATTTTGCAGAAACAGCATGGTCATGAAATTGAGGAGGATACCACTGGGCAGCCAAAGTCAGGTTTTGATAACCCAGACATCAAAACTACACAAAAATCTGAACCCTCAGATGCTAGTAAAGTGGTTTATGTTAGACCCAAGTCAAATCAACTGGTTGCTGCACAGAGGCAACACCCTGTTGATTTAATTAACAGCTCCACGGATAAGATTCTGTCGCTGCAGGCACCCATAGCATCTGATCTCTActtaaagaaaaggaaaaatcaaattatattgAGTTCAGGTTCCCCTTCTGATGGTCAGAATGCCAAAGAGATGTTACCTGCTGAAAactcaaatttagatgagaaGAAAGATCTAATGATTACATGCTCTATCAATGGTATCCCTGGGGTAAAGGAGAGACCACAAAAAG CTCTTCAGACAGCAAATAGCGAGGGACGTTTCTCTCATGTGTGGACACTCAATGGACAACAACCACGGAGGAAAGGTTTTATGGTCAATAGTCATATGAATGCGTTCCCACGTATACTtccatggaaaagaaaaatattctgcAAGAATTTTAAAAGCAGTCACACTACATTGTCGAATGTGAGCTCCATACGAATTGTCAG AAAATTGTTGCAAACAAGGAAGAGAGATATGATTTATACTGTCTCAACTGATGGGTTCTCTCTACGGAAATCTGGTGTGTTAAGtgttggtggatcaagtttgAAATGGTCAAGATCCCTTGAGAAGCGTTCTCAAAAGGTCAACAAG GAAGCTACATTGGCACTTGCTGAagttgaaagaaagaaaagggagaaacAGAAGCGGCATTCTCTTCATAATAAGGGAAGAAATG ATCATCAGTACACCGAGTCTGTCACTGTCAATCAATTAATAAACAACCACCAAGCGTCTTCCGATTCAAGAAAATCATCAACTTGCAATGA ATATGTGCGTGTTAGCAAAGGTAACCAACTGGTTAGAAATCCAAAGAATGTAATCCGCATGCTAGCAAGTGACAAAGTTCGATGGAGTTTGCACACTGTTAGATCACGCCTAGCAAAGAAGCAACAGTACTGCCAATTCTTCACTCGGTTTGGCCAGTGCAAAAAACCCAGAGGCAAATGCCCTTATATTCATGACCGAGCTAAAGTGAccatttgtactaaatttctTAAAGGCTTGTGTTCTAATACTAGTTGCAAACTGACTCACAAG GTACTTCCAGAAAGAATGCCGGATTGTTCTTATTTTCTGAAAG GACTCTGTAACAACATAGCCTGTCCCTATAGGCATGTGAAAGTGAACTTGAATGCTCCTGTTTGTGAAGACTTCTTGAAAGGATATTGTGCAGATGGCGATGAG TGTCATAAAAAGCACAGCTATGTATGCCCCGTCTTCGAGGAGACAGGAGAATGCCCACAAAGATCTAGATGCAAACTTCATCATCCCAAGAGCAAAGTCAAATCCAAGAGAACCAGACCAGATTTCTTGCAAAACAGCAGTTGGGGCCGGTATTTTGACGCCAGCATTGACCATGAAAGTGAGACAGGGAAAGTTTCTTTAGACAAagacgagagagagaaaccTCACCGTGTTTTCTCTGATGGGGACTTTCTAAACCTGAATGATGATGGCGATGAAGATATTGCAGCTTTAGATGTGTCAGATGACATACCACTGATGGAATTGGACTCGAGGGATTTAAGTTCGCAGATTGATAATCTTGATGCACTAATCAAGCCACTTCGGATCATGAGAACAGCAAGAGTTTGA